The following proteins come from a genomic window of Streptomyces liliiviolaceus:
- a CDS encoding phosphotransferase family protein, protein MSRIPFDQLPAGVRQAVADKTGTLQEATTVQAGMNSGIASVLETESGRVFVKGIRTDHPQVAAQRREAAIAPYLPASCPRLHWHLELDSWNLLGYEMIDGRHADYTPGSADLPLVEAALAELQQTQAPADIGIKNAVDRWADYAPPGTLSHFDGSTLLHTDYAPDNVLIADGRARLIDWAWPTRGAAWIDPGALALRLMEAGHPVESALAFADRFPSWREAEPDALTAFGTATAALWLEIASEDTVLWKREMAERAAVLARALGEGS, encoded by the coding sequence ATGTCCCGCATCCCCTTCGACCAGCTCCCCGCCGGCGTCCGCCAAGCCGTCGCCGACAAGACCGGCACACTGCAGGAAGCGACGACCGTGCAGGCAGGCATGAACTCCGGCATCGCCTCCGTACTCGAAACCGAGAGCGGCCGGGTCTTCGTCAAGGGCATCCGGACCGACCACCCCCAGGTCGCCGCCCAGCGCCGCGAGGCAGCAATCGCCCCGTACCTGCCGGCCTCCTGCCCCCGCCTGCACTGGCACCTCGAACTCGACAGCTGGAACCTGCTGGGATACGAGATGATCGACGGGCGCCATGCCGACTACACCCCCGGCTCGGCAGACCTGCCGCTTGTGGAGGCGGCCCTCGCCGAGCTGCAACAAACCCAGGCCCCAGCCGACATCGGCATCAAGAACGCCGTGGACCGCTGGGCAGACTACGCACCGCCGGGAACCCTCTCGCACTTCGACGGCAGCACCTTGCTGCACACCGACTACGCCCCGGACAACGTCCTCATCGCCGACGGCCGCGCCCGCCTCATCGACTGGGCCTGGCCCACGCGCGGCGCGGCCTGGATCGACCCCGGCGCCCTGGCACTGCGGCTGATGGAGGCTGGCCACCCCGTGGAATCCGCCCTCGCCTTCGCCGACCGCTTCCCGTCGTGGCGCGAGGCCGAGCCGGACGCACTCACCGCATTCGGTACGGCGACTGCGGCGCTGTGGCTGGAGATCGCCAGCGAGGACACGGTGCTGTGGAAGCGAGAGATGGCAGAGCGGGCGGCGGTCCTGGCCCGCGCCCTCGGCGAAGGCTCCTAA